Proteins encoded by one window of Lasioglossum baleicum chromosome 4, iyLasBale1, whole genome shotgun sequence:
- the LOC143207770 gene encoding uncharacterized protein LOC143207770: MARYSSESDSDNNSRYRKRRSRRSRSSSSDSSDSSSHRRRSSKHSKTKRRHRSHSRSRGRALSERSQKSYKSSRNSNSKGRERHRYRSKSRSLDRSKRKVRSISREKSSSCSSSSQSNVKTTVAEKSKNVVVIKDDFPIEPRFKECVLDEINADGFTPKQFSSSNTKERKFKNIVIDITADTIQVPAVADIPSGSESIFHSSIMLDQEARFDKWVKKLYTLRQKAIADLIHSNIT; encoded by the exons ATGGCAAGGTATTCTAGTGAATCAGATTCAGATAATAACAGTAGATATCGAAAAAGACGTAGTCGAAGGTCTAG ATCATCTAGTTCCGATTCCAGTGATTCATCATCGCATAGAAGAAGATCATCTAAACATTCGAAAACAAAGCGTAGACATCGTTCCCATTCCAGAAGCAGAGGAAGAGCGCTCTCTGAGCGCAGTCAAAAGAGTTACAAAAGCTCCAGGAATAGTAATTCAAAAGGCAGAGAAAGGCATAGGTACCGTTCTAAATCACGATCATTAGATCGCTCAAAGAGAAAAGTAAGGTCCATATCAAGAGAGAAGTCGAGCAGTTGTTCGAGCAGTTCGCAGTCTAATGTGAAAACTACTGTTGCTGAGAAATCTAAGAATGTAGTAGTCATAAAAG ATGACTTTCCAATTGAACCACGTTTTAAAGAATGTGTATTAGATGAAATAAATGCGGATGGTTTTACACCCAAGCAATTTTCATCTTCTAAtacgaaagaaagaaagttCAAAAATATTGTGATAGACATTACGGCAGATACCATACAAGTTCCAGCAGTAGCTGATATTCCGTCTGGATCAGAAAGTATTTTTCATTCATCG ATAATGCTTGACCAAGAAGCAAGGTTTGACAAGTGGGTGAAGAAATTATATACGCTTAGACAGAAAGCCATAGCAGATTTAATACACTCAA